One window of Delphinus delphis chromosome 12, mDelDel1.2, whole genome shotgun sequence genomic DNA carries:
- the PROM2 gene encoding prominin-2, which translates to MVRAPGLLAALLGLGLGLALALRRVGAADCGALGPAERLAFAPAAKTRWLAPCVRAPGPLDPLYGAVRRFLSMVQLNPFPAELIKALLNEPSSVKADEVVQYEAGYVVCAVITGLYLLVVPAAGLCFCCCRCRRPCGGRVKMEHKTMACERGTLMAFLLLTTLVLLIGVVTAFVTNQRTHEQMGPSAKALPETLLSLRGLVSDVPQELQAVAQQFSLPQEQVLEELNGVHRSIGNTIHTQLRSTVYEVLASVLSLGQALQVSVDHLRALNATSVELQEGQRALAPAVQGHRERLLALLQEPSCRGCAEALDRAHALELGADFSQVPSVDEALHRLKGVPEASFSSMVQEENSTFNALPALATLQTADVIRELKKVVAQQPRELRTLVEAFPGWEAASRWSQALEEMEQCSRPYLKEVQRYEKYRWMVGCLLCSVVLLVVVCNLLGLNLGIWGLCNREDPSHSEAKGKAGARFLMVGVGFSFLFAAPLILLVFATFLLGGNVQTLVCRSWESGELYEFADTPGSLPSSMNLSQLLGLKKNLSVLLAYQQCRQGAALWTVLQLNDSYDLEKHLDISEYTAKLQQELHKLKVDVKNLDLLSPAARQDLEALQSSGIESIHYPGFLVEIQKPVVNISVEKLARELEGLAQTQGNTVLAQQLQKEAQGLRNLRQEKLLLQQRLVAKLNLSVHALASSAPLLQLETSDVLDRVTHLKGELPTWATRILKNETECFLTREMGYFSQYVAWVREEVTQRIATCQPLSTALDNGRVILCDMVADPWNAFWFCLGWCAFFLIPSVIFAVKTSRYFHPIGKRLSASSSEDTQPFHIPRVTSLKL; encoded by the exons ATGGTGCGTGCGCCCGGCCTCCTGGCGGCcctgctgggcctgggcctggggctggcccTGGCCCTGCGGCGGGTGGGCGCGGCGGACTGCGGGGCCCTCGGCCCGGCGGAGCGCCTGGCGTTCGCCCCGGCGGCCAAGACCCGCTGGCTGGCCCCTTGCGTCCGCGCGCCGGGGCCCCTGGACCCCCTCTACGGCGCCGTGCGCCGATTCCTCTCCATGGTGCAGCTCAACCCCTTCCCCGCCG AGCTGATAAAGGCCTTGCTGAATGAGCCATCCTCCGTGAAGGCGGATGAG GTGGTGCAGTATGAGGCAGGCTACGTGGTGTGTGCCGTGATCACCGGCCTCTACCTCCTGGTGGTACCCGCCGCTGGGCTCTGCTTTTGTTGCTGCCGCTGCCGCCGGCCCTGTGGTGGCCGAGTGAAGATGGAGCACAAGACGATGGCCTGCGAGCGAGGCACCCTCATGGCCTTCCTGCTGCTGACCACCCTCGTACTGCT GATCGGCGTGGTCACTGCCTTTGTCACCAACCAGCGCACGCATGAGCAGATGGGCCCCAGTGCCAAGGCCCTGCCGGAGACTCTGCTCAGCCTCCGGGGCCTGGTCTCCGATGTCCCCCAG GAGCTGCAGGCCGTGGCACAGCAGTTTTCCCTTCCTCAGGAGCAAGTCTTGGAGGAACTGAATG GTGTCCACAGGAGCATTGGGAACACGATCCACACGCAGCTCCGGAGCACCGTGTATGAGGTCCTGGCCTCTGTGCTCAGCCTGGGCCAGG CCCTGCAGGTCTCCGTGGACCACCTCCGAGCCCTGAACGCCACCTCCGTGGAACTCCAGGAGGGGCAGCGGGCCCTGGCGCCGGCTGTCCAGGGGCACCGGGAGCGCCTCCTGGCCCTGCTGCAGGAGCCCAGCTGCCGGGGCTGTGCAGAGGCCCTGGACAGAGCCCACGCCTTGGAGCTGGGAGCTGACTTCAGCCAG GTGCCCTCTGTGGACGAAGCCCTGCATCGGCTGAAAGGTGTCCCAGAGGCCAGCTTCTCCAGCATGGTCCAGGAG GAGAACAGTACCTTCAACGCCCTCCCGGCTCTGGCTACCTTGCAGACGGCCGACGTGATCAGAG AGCTGAAGAAGGTGGTGGCCCAGCAGCCTAGAGAGCTAAGGACACTGGTCGAAGCGTTCCCAGGCTGGGAGGCGGCTTCTCGCTGGAGCCAAGCACTGGAGGAGATGGAACAGTGCAGCCGCCCCTACCTGAAGGAGGTGCAGAGATATGAGAAATACAG GTGGATGGTGGGCTGCCTGCTGTGCTCTGTGGTCCTGCTTGTGGTGGTCTGTAACCTGCTGGGCCTCAACCTGGGCATCTGGGGGCTCTGTAACAGGGAAGACCCCAGCCACTCGGAAGCCAAGGGCAAGGCTGGAGCCCGCTTCCTCATGGT GGGTGTGGGCTTCAGCTTCCTCTTCGCCGCGCCCCTCATCCTCCTTGTCTTCGCCACCTTCCTGCTGGGCGGCAACGTGCAGACCCTGGTGTGCCGGAGCTGGGAGAGCGGGGAGCTCTATGAG TTTGCAGACACTCCGGGGAGCTTGCCGTCATCCATGAACTTGTCCCAACTTCTTGGCCTGAAGAAGAACCTCAGCGTCCTCCTGGCCTATCA GCAGTGCAGGCAAGGGGCTGCGCTCTGGACGGTCCTGCAGCTCAATGACTCCTATGACCTGGAGAAGCACCTGGATATCAGCGAG tacACTGCCAAGCTGCAGCAGGAGTTGCATAAGCTCAAAGTGGACGTGAAGAATCTGGACCTGCTGAGCCCAGCCGCCCGCCAGGACCTGGAGGCGCTGCAGAGCAGTGGGATCGAGAGCATCCACTACCCAGGCTTCCTTGTTGAG ATTCAGAAGCCTGTGGTGAACATCAGCGTGGAAAAGCTGGCCCGGGAGCTGGAGGGACTGGCCCAGACCCAA GGCAATACTGTGCTGGCGCAGCAGCTGCAGAAGGAGGCCCAGGGGCTCAGAAACCTCCGTCAGGAGAAGCTCCTCCTCCAGCAGAGGCTTGTG GCTAAGCTCAACCTCAGTGTCCATGCCCTGGCATCCTCTGCCCCACTTCTCCAG CTGGAGACCTCAGATGTCCTGGACAGAGTCACTCACCTGAAAGGAGAGCTGCCTACCTGGGCCACCCGTATACTGAAGAAT GAAACTGAGTGTTTCCTGACCCGGGAGATGGGCTACTTCTCCCAGTACGTGGCCTGGGTGAGAGAGGAG GTGACTCAGCGCATCGCCACCTGCCAGCCCCTCTCCACAGCCCTGGACAATGGCCGTGTGATCCTGTGTGACATGGTGGCTGACCCCTGG AATGCCTTCTGGTTCTGCCTGGGCTGGTGCGCCTTCTTCCTGATCCCCAGCGTCATCTTCGCTGTCAAGACCTCCAGATACTTCCATCCCATCGGGAAACGCCTCAG CGCCAGCAGCTCTGAGGACACTCAGCCCTTCCACATCCCCCGTGTCACCTCCCTGAAGCTCTAG